One window of the Petroclostridium xylanilyticum genome contains the following:
- a CDS encoding AraC family transcriptional regulator — MLENILINRLNHTDLNMYQCGMEDCAPGHHYGPAIRDHYLIHYILKGKGFFQVGDTTYHLTEGYGFLICPDIITYYQADREDPWHYAWVGFHGLKAEAYLKHANLTADNPIFKYDKDDFIKDCFMQMIATKRFIKSRELRLLGLLYLFLSQLIEIAAKDRFLDAEGDRQELYIKKAIEFVEMNYSRKIRVHEIAHYIALDRSYLCSIFKEHLGISPQEFLINFRINKACELMKNKNLSIANISRSVGYDDPLLFSKMFKKVKGFPPREYRKAL, encoded by the coding sequence ATGCTTGAAAATATCTTGATTAATAGATTGAATCACACGGATTTAAATATGTATCAATGTGGTATGGAAGATTGTGCGCCGGGACATCATTATGGTCCGGCCATCAGGGACCATTATTTAATTCATTATATTCTCAAAGGAAAAGGGTTTTTTCAGGTAGGGGATACTACCTACCATTTAACAGAGGGATATGGCTTTCTGATTTGCCCCGATATTATTACATATTACCAGGCAGATAGGGAAGACCCCTGGCATTATGCATGGGTGGGCTTTCATGGTCTTAAAGCGGAGGCCTATCTAAAGCACGCTAATCTTACGGCTGATAACCCGATATTTAAATATGATAAAGACGATTTTATAAAAGACTGTTTTATGCAAATGATTGCCACAAAACGATTCATTAAAAGCAGAGAACTTCGGTTATTGGGGCTGCTTTATCTCTTTTTATCCCAGTTGATAGAAATAGCTGCCAAAGATCGATTCTTAGATGCAGAGGGGGATAGACAGGAATTGTATATTAAGAAGGCAATAGAATTCGTTGAAATGAATTATTCAAGAAAGATAAGGGTTCATGAGATTGCCCACTATATTGCACTGGACAGGAGCTACCTCTGTTCTATTTTTAAAGAGCATCTTGGTATTTCTCCACAGGAGTTTTTGATTAATTTTAGGATTAATAAAGCATGTGAATTGATGAAGAATAAAAATCTTTCCATAGCTAATATATCTCGTTCAGTAGGATATGACGACCCTTTGCTGTTTTCAAAAATGTTCAAGAAAGTAAAAGGATTTCCTCCCAGAGAGTATAGAAAGGCACTATAA
- a CDS encoding helix-turn-helix transcriptional regulator gives MNTKIRRVKITAEEFSPKVLKSSLFTQGMTYPVGYKLNKRYIYDYEIEFFLESSGAMFIDDKLYPIHKGDIVFRKPGQTTQGIMPYCCYLICFDLLGNTHKDPETYDFDREQEFQNYYLNPVLDCIPPLFHPASGEKYHHLFDAVLKKFINPGEGSPLLLKAHVLQILYHLHEDIRNPLMNTGMPLSPHYMTLKKVVEYAQKNIQDKINLQKLAELAGLSPNHFHKIFSETMGITPNNFITKLRLDKAKELLVKTNQPISEVALECGFENIPYFSFLFKKHLNISPGEFRRKHSSI, from the coding sequence ATGAATACAAAAATCAGGAGAGTCAAAATAACTGCAGAAGAGTTTTCACCCAAAGTGCTGAAAAGTTCTCTTTTTACCCAGGGTATGACTTATCCCGTAGGTTATAAGCTAAACAAACGGTATATCTATGATTATGAAATAGAATTCTTTTTGGAAAGTTCCGGTGCTATGTTTATTGATGATAAGTTGTATCCGATTCATAAGGGCGATATTGTTTTTAGAAAACCAGGGCAAACAACGCAGGGAATTATGCCTTACTGCTGCTACCTGATCTGTTTTGACCTTTTGGGAAATACCCATAAAGACCCTGAAACTTATGACTTTGATAGAGAGCAGGAGTTTCAAAATTACTATCTCAATCCGGTACTTGATTGCATACCGCCTTTATTTCATCCTGCTTCCGGTGAAAAATACCACCATCTGTTTGACGCTGTGTTAAAAAAATTCATTAACCCCGGAGAGGGATCCCCGCTGCTGCTTAAAGCACATGTACTACAAATTCTATACCATCTGCATGAAGATATTCGAAATCCTTTGATGAATACCGGCATGCCTTTGTCACCCCATTATATGACTCTAAAAAAAGTAGTAGAATATGCCCAAAAAAACATACAAGATAAAATTAACCTCCAAAAACTGGCAGAGCTAGCTGGCTTAAGCCCTAACCATTTTCATAAGATTTTCAGTGAAACAATGGGTATTACGCCAAATAACTTTATTACGAAATTAAGGTTGGACAAAGCTAAAGAACTTCTGGTAAAAACAAATCAGCCAATCTCTGAGGTTGCACTTGAATGCGGTTTTGAGAATATACCCTATTTCAGTTTCCTCTTTAAAAAGCACTTAAATATTTCACCAGGAGAATTCAGGAGAAAGCATAGTTCAATATAA
- a CDS encoding GH1 family beta-glucosidase, whose protein sequence is MSKITFPKDFLWGVATASYQIEGAWKEDGKGESIWDRFSHIPKKVANGDTGDVACDHYHLYPEDVKLLKELGVKTYRLSISWPRIFPEGKGQPNEKGMEFYKNLIKLLVENDIKPAVTLYHWDLPQKLQDIGGWANREVVDYYEQYARYVFKELGDLVPIWITHNEPWVVSFIGNWEGRHAPGITDFSTALQVSHHLLLSHGKAVRAYREMGFEGEIGITLNLVPVYPDPSSHNEEDAAAAIRRDGFQNRWFLDPVFKGRYPADMINWYSKKVVVPVITQEDLDIISTPVDFLGINYYAPGYIKADPDAWPLELKHVFTGKDRTAMGWEIYPEGLYDLLVRLHKDYNGIKIMVTENGAAFNDIVNREGKVEDDNRLDFLYKHFIQAYRAIQDGVNLTGYYVWSFMDNFEWAEGYAKRFGITYVDYKTQKRIIKKSGHWYKEVIKNNGFEV, encoded by the coding sequence ATGTCAAAAATTACATTCCCAAAAGACTTCCTATGGGGAGTTGCAACAGCTTCCTATCAAATTGAAGGGGCCTGGAAGGAAGATGGAAAAGGTGAATCTATATGGGACCGCTTCAGCCATATCCCTAAAAAAGTAGCAAATGGAGATACGGGAGATGTAGCTTGTGACCACTATCATTTATATCCGGAAGATGTAAAACTCTTAAAGGAATTAGGCGTAAAAACCTATAGGCTTTCCATTTCATGGCCGAGAATTTTCCCGGAGGGGAAAGGACAGCCAAATGAAAAAGGGATGGAGTTTTATAAGAATCTGATAAAATTATTAGTAGAAAATGATATAAAACCTGCCGTAACCCTGTACCATTGGGACCTGCCTCAAAAATTGCAGGATATCGGTGGGTGGGCTAACCGGGAAGTTGTGGACTATTATGAACAGTATGCCAGATATGTTTTTAAGGAGCTGGGCGATTTAGTACCAATTTGGATTACACATAATGAACCGTGGGTGGTTTCCTTTATAGGAAACTGGGAAGGAAGACATGCACCGGGAATTACTGATTTTTCTACTGCTTTACAGGTTTCCCATCACTTGCTCTTATCTCATGGTAAAGCAGTGAGGGCATACAGAGAAATGGGGTTTGAGGGAGAGATAGGAATTACACTAAACTTAGTCCCAGTGTATCCGGACCCATCATCTCACAATGAAGAGGACGCTGCCGCTGCAATAAGAAGAGATGGATTCCAAAACAGATGGTTCCTTGATCCTGTTTTTAAAGGCCGGTATCCTGCGGATATGATTAACTGGTATTCTAAAAAGGTGGTAGTCCCGGTGATTACCCAGGAAGATTTAGATATTATCAGTACACCTGTTGACTTTTTAGGGATCAATTATTATGCACCCGGATATATTAAAGCAGACCCGGATGCATGGCCGCTGGAGTTAAAACATGTATTTACCGGTAAAGATAGGACTGCAATGGGGTGGGAAATTTACCCGGAAGGATTGTATGATTTGCTGGTGCGTTTACATAAAGATTACAACGGTATAAAAATCATGGTTACAGAAAATGGAGCAGCATTTAACGATATAGTAAACCGTGAAGGGAAAGTAGAGGATGACAATAGGCTAGATTTCTTATACAAACACTTTATCCAGGCATATAGAGCCATCCAGGATGGTGTAAACCTCACCGGTTATTATGTATGGTCATTTATGGATAACTTTGAATGGGCTGAAGGATATGCCAAGAGATTTGGAATAACTTATGTGGATTATAAAACTCAGAAGAGAATTATTAAAAAGAGCGGACATTGGTATAAAGAGGTCATTAAAAATAATGGATTTGAAGTGTAA